CTTCTAGCAAGAAAAACACAGTCTAATCAACTGTGTCTTCTGCTTTGATTTTTTCAAAAATAGCTAACTCTTCAGCTGTAAAATTGTAGTTTTCTAACAAGTCTGGACGACGTTGATAGGTTTTGCGTAGACTTTCTTCCAAACGCCATTTACGAATATTTTCATGGTGACCGCTCATTAATACATCTGGAACTACCATTCCACGATACTCGTATGGTCGGGTGTATTGAGGATATTCCAATAGCCCTGATGAAAAACTATCATCCGTATGACTGACTTCCTTACCAATAACCTCTGGAATCAGGCGAACGGTAGCATCAATCATGGTCATAGCTGCCAACTCTCCGCCTGTCAGAACATAGTCCCCGAGAGAAATTTCATCCGTTACCAAAGTCTTAATCCGCTCATCATATCCTTCATAGTGACCACAGATGAAAATCAACTGCTCTTCCTGTGCCAATTCTTCAGCATAGGCCTGATTGAAAGTACGCCCAGCGGGATCCAACAAGATAACACGTGGCTTGGTTTGTTCAATGCTATCCATAGTATCAAAAATTGGCTGGGCACGGAGCAACATACCTTGTCCTCCGCCATAGGGTTCATCGTCCACATGGCGTGCCTTTTCAGCTTTCTCTCGGAAATTGTGGCAGTTGATTTCCAAGAGCCCTTTTTCACGCGCCTTGCCCACGATAGAGTGTTCTAGAGGTGCAAACATCTCAGGGAAGAGGGTCAAAATATCAATTCTCATCGTCTAGGCCCTCGAGCAATTCCACATCGACACGGTTATTTGGAATATCAATGTTCAAGACAACAGGTGGAATATATGGCAAGAGCAAGTCTTTCTTACCTTTTCGTTTTACCACCCAGACATCATTGGCACCTGGCTGCAAGATTTCCTTGATTTGTCCGATCAGAATATCATTCTCATAGACATCCAAGCCGATAATTTCATGGTAATAAAACTCACCGTCTTCAAGGTCGGTCAAGTTTTCCTCGGCAATTTTCAAGCTAAAGCCCTTGTACTTTTCAATATCGTTGATATGATACATACCCTTAAACTTGATAATATCAAAGTTCTTAGCCTTACGGTGACTAGCAATTTCCACTTCCATGACAAACTGATCCTTGTCATCAAAAAGTGCAAGCTTTGCCCCTTTTTTAAAACGTTCTTCAGCAAAATCGGTCACAGACAAAACACGCATTTCCCCTTGTAGGCCTTGCGTGTTAACAATCTTTCCTACGTTAAAATAATTCATAATTTCTCCATTTGATTTTCTATCCTTTTATTTTAACATGAGCAAGATATTTTCACAAGAGAGAAAAAGCCGGATGCCTCCGACTTTCATAGTTAATTTATTTCACGGACAAATGAGATTGAGCTATTTTGATCAAGCGCAAATTAAGAGCTATTCCGCAGACAAAAATCCCTGAAATAAGACCAATCCAATAGGCTTCTGGACCCATTTGGAAAAATCTTTCAAGCAAGAATGCGACGGGGAAGGTCATGGACCAATAGGCAACCAAACCAAGTACAAAGGGAATGGTGGTATCCTTGTAACCACGTAAAATCCCCTGAATAGGTGCTGTAAAGGCATCTGCTAACTGGAACATGAGGGCAAAGCTAAGAAAATGCGAAGTCAGACGGATAAATTCTGCATCATTACCATAAAGGTAGGCAACTTTAGAGCGGAAAAAATATAGGAAAGTGAGTGTTAAGCCTGCAAAACCAAGTGCCACCAGGCGTCCTAAACGGCTGTAGGCTTTCACATCTTGTGGTCGTTTGGCCCCTACTTCATAAGCAATGACAATAGCTAGGGCTGAAGAAACTGAGGCAGGAAAGGCATATAATAATGTCGCAAAGTTCATAGCTGACTGGTGGGCTGCTATAATCTGGGCTGAAAATTTTGCCATGTAGAGCCCTACTACTGCAAAAATTGCTACTTCTGCAAAGACTTGTAAACCGATGGGAAGTCCGATTTTCAATCCTTCTTTCAGTAAAGCCCCATCAATCGGACTCCACCGCCAAAGCTGATAAGATGCAATGGTCTTATTTTTGCACATGACAATGACGATTACTAGCAATACCGCCCAGTAAGCTAAAGCAGTACCCAATCCAGCTCCTGCTCCGCCTAGGGCCGGTAGGCCCATTTTCCCATAAATTAAGAGATAGTTAAATAGACTGTTAAATGGGACAAGGAGCAACATGAGATACATGGATAGCTGAGTCAAGCCGAGGGCGTCGAAAAAAGAGCGACAGACGCTAAAGAGTAAGAGAGGCAGGATGCCAATGGAAATAAAATAGAGGTACTGCTTGCCAACTTGAAAAACAGATTCATCAAGTCCAAACTGAGCCAAGGTGGGAACAGCAATAAATAGGACCGAGCACAAGAGTAAAATGGTTAATCCGATAGCTAGATAGACAAACTGATGAAACTCCTCACGAATCTTATCTCTTTCACCTTTTCCTAAATGTTGAGCGATGATTGGGACCAATGCAGATACAATCCCTGTTAGAAATGAAAAAAGCGGATTCCAAAGACTGGTTGCCATGGAAACACCTGCCAAATCCATAGTGCTGTACTGGCCTGTCATCATGGTATCGATAAAGGATGCGGAGTAATTAGCAAATTGATAAATTAAAATGGGCAAAAATATTTTGATAAAGAGCCAGAGCTTCTCTTTGTTATTTCTTGTTTGGTACATGCTTATTCTCTTTCAATTTTATATAAATATTGTAACAAGAAAAGGACCTGCATTGCAAGTCCTCTTTGACTAGATAGAGTCACCATTCCAGATAGAGTTTTTCACGATAACATAGTCCACATGCTTCAAGCTGGTAATGTCACGTCCACCTGCATAAGAAATAGATGACTGCAAATCTTGCTCCATTTCAATCAGAGTATCTTTCAAATGTCCCTTGGCTGGCAAGAGAATTTTCTTTCCTTCAACGTTTTTGTATGCACCTTTTTGGTATTCAGATGCGGAACCGTAGTATTCCTTGAACTGTTTACCATCAACTTCCACCGTTTTACCTGGACTCTCGATATGACCTGCAAAGAGCGAGCCAATCATAACCATGCTAGCACCGAAACGGATTGATTTGGCAATATCTCCGTGGGTACGAATACCGCCATCCGCAATAATTGGCTTACGAGCAGCTTTTGCGCACCAACGAAGGGCTGCCAACTGCCAACCGCCTGTACCAAAACCAGTCTTAACCTTGGTGATGCAGACCTTACCAGGACCAATACCAACTTTTGTCGCATCCGCACCAGCATTTTCTAGTTCACGAACTGCTTCTGGAGTACCGACATTACCGGCAATGACAAAAGTCTCAGGTAATTCTTTCTTGATATGTTGGATCATCTTGATAACACTTTCTGCATGACCATGAGCAATATCAATGGTGATAAACTCAGGGGCATCAGCTTTTAAGCTAGTCACAAACTCATATTCATATTCTTTTACGCCAACAGAGATGGAAGCAATCAAACCTTGCTCGTGCATGCGTTTGATAAATGGAATACGACCAGCTTCATCGAAACGATGCATGATATAGAAATACCCTTCTTTGGCAAGCATTTCTGCCACATCTTCATCAATAATAGTCTGCATATTAGCTGGAACAACTGGTAATTTAAAGCTATATTTCCCAAGAGTCACTGTTGTATCTGCCTCGGAACGGCTATTGATGATACATTTATTTGGAATGAGCTGAATATCTTCGTAGTCAAAAACTGGAGTTTCGTTGAACATGCTTCTACCTCTTTTTCTTAACATTGGAACAGAAAAACAGTTTGTTTTTCGTATTTTTTCCTTATTACAAGATATAGTATAGCTTATTGTTTGTGTTTTGTCAATAAAAAAGAAACCTATCTAGACAATATTCGGATATATCACTTTTGGAACTCGTTTATAAAACATAACATTCGTATAATTCTTTTCTGAGTTACTATTCTTATAAAATTTAAAAAAATGTTCAGAATTTACTCAAACAATTTCACATAAAAACTAAAAAAATCTTCAAAAACAGAATATTTTTTAGTCAAATTCATATAATTGTGGGAATTTTTCGCATTCAGGGTTCTTAGGATGGCAAACCTCACGACCAAAATAAATCATAGCTTGATGAGCAGGGAGCCAGAGTTCAGGAGGTAGGACTTCCATGACTCGTTTTTCTGTTTCCAGGGGTGTAGCCGATTTTTTGACAATATCGTGGTGTTTACAAATCCGTCCCACGTGGGTATCAACTGCAAAGGCTGGGATTCCGAAACCGACACTTAAGACAACATTGGCCGTTTTTCTTCCCACTCCTGCCAGAGCTTCTAATTCCTCACGAGTCTGCGGAACAATGCCATTATGCCGTTCCAATAACTGCTGGGCGCATTCTTTTAAAAATTTGGCTTTATTACGATACAAACCCAAACGAGAAATATAAGGCTCAATATCCTTTACTTCTGCTGCTGCCATGGCTTGTGGCGTTGGGAAAGCAGCGAACAAACCAGGTGTTGCCTTATTCACCGCAGCGTCTGTAGTTTGAGCAGATAAGAGCACTGCACATACCAACTCAAAGTGATTTCGAAAATCCAAACTTGGCTTAGCATCAGGATATAGAGCGATGATTTCTTCAATAACTTTTCTTGCACGTTTTTTTGATAATACCATGAATTCATTATAGCATGAAAACTTGGATTTATCTAAAATCTGGATTGTCATAAACCTCATTCCTCGTGATATAATAAGAAGAAAAGGGGGAATAAGTATGGACTTACAAGAACTCTGTAGAAAGGTTATTCAAGCAAGACCACGCAATAGCCATAAGGGAAGCTATGGTCGAGTCTTGCTGATTGGTGGACTGTATCCTTATGGTGGAGCGATTATCATGGCCGCACTAGCAACCGTCAACAGTGGAGCAGGCTTGGTAACTGTTGCTACTGAAAAAGACAACATACCAGCCTTACATAGTCATCTGCCTGAAGCCATGGCATTTTCATTTGACGATCAAGCCTTGCTGATAAGTAGCTTAGAAAATGCTGACTTGGTACTGATTGGTCCAGGTTTGGGGGAAAATAGCAGAGCTGAACAGTTATTGGACTTTGTTTTTGGACATTTATCTGACCAGCAGATTTTAGTTCTTGACGGCTCAGCCCTTACCTTAGTCGCAAAACAAAACAGAAAGAACTTCCCGTGTAAACAAGTCATCCTGACACCCCACCAGAAAGAATGGGAACGGTTATCAGCCATTCCGGTTGCTGACCAAACAAGCCAAAGAAATCTTGAAGCCTTGCAATCTTTTCAAGAAAATACAATCCTTGTAGCTAAAAGTTCTGCTACTCAAATCCTAAAAACCCAGCCAAACCAAGTCACTCCAACAGGAGCTGGTGGTCCCTACCAAGCAACAGGAGGTATGGGAGATACTCTTGCAGGTATGATTGCAGGATTTGCTGTACAATTTCCCCATGTTCAACTATATGAAAGAATCCTTGTGGCAACCTACCTCCACTCCTATATTGCCGACCAACTGGCTCAAGATTATTATCTTGTAAAGCCAACTGATGTCTCAAGAAACATCCAAAAGACAATGGCTTCAATTTCAAACACAAACAACCGCCTAATCAATGATTAAGCGGTTTTATTATTTAGCAAACTTGTGATAAAGCTAGTGTTGGTTATACTTCTTCCTTGTGACGTCGTTTGCTTACCAACAGAGTCCCTAGCCCAATAATGATACCAAGAACAAGATAGTATTTCGTATCATTTTCTCCAGTATTTGGTAGTTGAGTCACCTGTTTTTCTTGATTAGGGCTAGATAGACTAGCTT
This region of Streptococcus suis genomic DNA includes:
- the trmD gene encoding tRNA (guanosine(37)-N1)-methyltransferase TrmD; protein product: MRIDILTLFPEMFAPLEHSIVGKAREKGLLEINCHNFREKAEKARHVDDEPYGGGQGMLLRAQPIFDTMDSIEQTKPRVILLDPAGRTFNQAYAEELAQEEQLIFICGHYEGYDERIKTLVTDEISLGDYVLTGGELAAMTMIDATVRLIPEVIGKEVSHTDDSFSSGLLEYPQYTRPYEYRGMVVPDVLMSGHHENIRKWRLEESLRKTYQRRPDLLENYNFTAEELAIFEKIKAEDTVD
- the rimM gene encoding ribosome maturation factor RimM (Essential for efficient processing of 16S rRNA) produces the protein MNYFNVGKIVNTQGLQGEMRVLSVTDFAEERFKKGAKLALFDDKDQFVMEVEIASHRKAKNFDIIKFKGMYHINDIEKYKGFSLKIAEENLTDLEDGEFYYHEIIGLDVYENDILIGQIKEILQPGANDVWVVKRKGKKDLLLPYIPPVVLNIDIPNNRVDVELLEGLDDEN
- a CDS encoding MATE family efflux transporter: MYQTRNNKEKLWLFIKIFLPILIYQFANYSASFIDTMMTGQYSTMDLAGVSMATSLWNPLFSFLTGIVSALVPIIAQHLGKGERDKIREEFHQFVYLAIGLTILLLCSVLFIAVPTLAQFGLDESVFQVGKQYLYFISIGILPLLLFSVCRSFFDALGLTQLSMYLMLLLVPFNSLFNYLLIYGKMGLPALGGAGAGLGTALAYWAVLLVIVIVMCKNKTIASYQLWRWSPIDGALLKEGLKIGLPIGLQVFAEVAIFAVVGLYMAKFSAQIIAAHQSAMNFATLLYAFPASVSSALAIVIAYEVGAKRPQDVKAYSRLGRLVALGFAGLTLTFLYFFRSKVAYLYGNDAEFIRLTSHFLSFALMFQLADAFTAPIQGILRGYKDTTIPFVLGLVAYWSMTFPVAFLLERFFQMGPEAYWIGLISGIFVCGIALNLRLIKIAQSHLSVK
- the guaC gene encoding GMP reductase, translating into MFNETPVFDYEDIQLIPNKCIINSRSEADTTVTLGKYSFKLPVVPANMQTIIDEDVAEMLAKEGYFYIMHRFDEAGRIPFIKRMHEQGLIASISVGVKEYEYEFVTSLKADAPEFITIDIAHGHAESVIKMIQHIKKELPETFVIAGNVGTPEAVRELENAGADATKVGIGPGKVCITKVKTGFGTGGWQLAALRWCAKAARKPIIADGGIRTHGDIAKSIRFGASMVMIGSLFAGHIESPGKTVEVDGKQFKEYYGSASEYQKGAYKNVEGKKILLPAKGHLKDTLIEMEQDLQSSISYAGGRDITSLKHVDYVIVKNSIWNGDSI
- the nth gene encoding endonuclease III, with protein sequence MVLSKKRARKVIEEIIALYPDAKPSLDFRNHFELVCAVLLSAQTTDAAVNKATPGLFAAFPTPQAMAAAEVKDIEPYISRLGLYRNKAKFLKECAQQLLERHNGIVPQTREELEALAGVGRKTANVVLSVGFGIPAFAVDTHVGRICKHHDIVKKSATPLETEKRVMEVLPPELWLPAHQAMIYFGREVCHPKNPECEKFPQLYEFD
- a CDS encoding NAD(P)H-hydrate dehydratase, whose protein sequence is MDLQELCRKVIQARPRNSHKGSYGRVLLIGGLYPYGGAIIMAALATVNSGAGLVTVATEKDNIPALHSHLPEAMAFSFDDQALLISSLENADLVLIGPGLGENSRAEQLLDFVFGHLSDQQILVLDGSALTLVAKQNRKNFPCKQVILTPHQKEWERLSAIPVADQTSQRNLEALQSFQENTILVAKSSATQILKTQPNQVTPTGAGGPYQATGGMGDTLAGMIAGFAVQFPHVQLYERILVATYLHSYIADQLAQDYYLVKPTDVSRNIQKTMASISNTNNRLIND